One part of the Spiroplasma turonicum genome encodes these proteins:
- the ruvX gene encoding Holliday junction resolvase RuvX: protein MYRYIGLDIGSKTVGIAISEGYFATPHSTIRFNEFDFEEAIQKLKILFTENSFEKIIVGYPINMNGSIGHRADMVDDFIYLMINILLIDEKKIVKIDERLTTKMANNMMSASNFSIKDKKQNKDQIAAKFILDSFLNNLK from the coding sequence ATGTACAGATATATAGGACTAGATATAGGTTCAAAAACAGTTGGTATAGCAATAAGTGAAGGTTATTTTGCAACACCCCATAGTACAATAAGATTTAATGAATTTGACTTTGAAGAAGCAATCCAAAAATTAAAAATATTATTTACAGAAAATTCATTTGAAAAAATAATTGTAGGATATCCAATTAATATGAATGGGTCAATTGGTCATAGAGCAGATATGGTAGATGATTTTATTTATCTTATGATTAATATTTTATTAATTGATGAAAAAAAAATAGTAAAAATAGATGAAAGATTAACAACAAAAATGGCGAATAATATGATGAGTGCTTCTAATTTTAGCATTAAGGATAAAAAACAAAATAAAGATCAAATAGCTGCAAAGTTTATTTTAGATTCTTTTTTAAATAATTTAAAGTAG
- a CDS encoding phosphatase PAP2 family protein produces MAIKLDKKLKKRLLFWMIIILISLLSIPLIIFDLKISKSIPATWSKSWFSLIFDQIGIGIIFIPIYFLLLIFVLTINYSLIKTKKNKQIIYWLFNIIYLLINVLFFYYNDSFNFKKDSKESLYKLVGSLVCILVSFIFYFSLNMYIYKKKLYKDVYWLSNISSKTGYAFFVIFFSQITVQLLKVIFGRLRPDEVINSNKDFYYAFEPNFSSSRGNSFPSGHTLSASLLFVFLFFFYLPNKKTQVLKIITILTASIVTLLVGISRITMLDHFASDVYFSIVILFIYMYYSKSVVNWFRKKIRPRNL; encoded by the coding sequence ATGGCAATTAAGTTAGATAAAAAACTAAAAAAAAGACTTTTATTTTGAATGATAATTATTTTAATATCTTTGTTATCAATACCATTAATAATATTTGATTTAAAAATATCTAAATCTATTCCAGCAACTTGATCAAAAAGTTGGTTCTCATTAATATTTGATCAAATTGGTATTGGAATAATATTTATACCTATATATTTTCTATTATTAATTTTTGTACTGACTATAAATTATAGTTTAATAAAAACCAAAAAAAATAAACAAATTATATATTGATTATTTAATATCATATATTTATTAATAAATGTTTTATTTTTTTATTATAATGATTCATTTAACTTTAAAAAAGATAGTAAAGAATCACTTTATAAACTAGTTGGAAGTTTAGTTTGTATTTTAGTTTCATTTATTTTTTATTTTTCATTAAACATGTATATATATAAAAAGAAGTTATACAAAGATGTATATTGACTTTCAAATATAAGTTCAAAAACAGGTTATGCTTTTTTTGTTATTTTCTTCTCTCAAATTACTGTCCAATTATTAAAAGTAATTTTTGGAAGACTTAGACCAGATGAGGTTATAAATTCTAATAAAGATTTTTATTATGCTTTTGAACCAAATTTTTCTAGTAGTAGGGGAAATAGTTTTCCAAGTGGTCATACTTTATCTGCAAGTCTTTTATTTGTATTTTTATTTTTCTTTTATCTACCCAACAAAAAAACACAAGTATTAAAAATTATAACAATTTTGACAGCATCAATAGTTACATTACTTGTAGGTATTTCAAGAATCACAATGCTTGATCATTTTGCAAGTGATGTTTATTTTTCAATTGTTATATTGTTTATTTATATGTATTATTCAAAATCAGTTGTTAATTGATTTAGAAAAAAAATTAGACCTCGTAACCTTTAA